Genomic DNA from Nyctibius grandis isolate bNycGra1 chromosome Z, bNycGra1.pri, whole genome shotgun sequence:
TTTAAAAACAcgatttcaaaacaaaacccactctCCTCTTTAAAACGCCCTTTCAGAACTCTAGGGCAAGTTTTTTGAGTAGGTTTCGATTGTGTTTATCTTTCCCTTCTACCACATCTTCTATACTGTCAGCACATCATTCTCCTTGGGCTCAGCTTCTGGTTCACCTTGATTCTCATTCTCTTGTTTTACTTCTTTTGAGCTCTTCTCCTCCGTTTCTGGTTTTACTACCTTCGAGTTCTGTTCTTCTGTCAGACTTGATGGGTTTTGTTGTGTGTGTTCTTTGTTGCTCTTCACCACCTCCTGTAGGTTGTATTTTCTGAACAGAACATAGTCTCTCACCACACTCAAGCAACAGAcgttttttattatttccaccACAACTGTATATTGTGGATTATTAAGATCAACTTTGTTTTCTGGATTGAGGCTGCCCACAATTCCTGTAAAACAAGACGTAGTTTACAAGATGCTGGAAAAACTGTTTCAGAGCATAAGCATACCCTATTGAAAGCATAAAAGCTAAGAGAGAGAAGGCAACATCCCCCTTAGTTGTAACCAATTACTCCTTTTTGTAACTGCTTAAAATAGCAAAGAGAGCAGGACTCCTAGAATATACCACCAGTAGGACTGAAGTAACTGAAAAACTATCCCACTGCCAATTactaagaaacaaaatactCAAGTCATCTACTCAATGGAAATAGTAATATGTTATTTCAGTATGGCATCCAGagagaaaggctgagagcaGTCATTTGAAAGCACACTGACACTCCAAATTGTATTCAGCGCTATACTCTCTTCTGCTTGTTGTCTCTGAAGACATCAACACCAACAAGGAATATTGATGTCAAGCTTTTTTAAGTCTTAGAGAAGCTTTTGTAATTCAACATACAGATTTTAAGCAACAAATATGTATGCCCATTAAGATCACTTTTCATAATCTGACCTATGTTACGCGTGCAGCTGTGGGCTGCTTATATACTTGTTCTTAGTTTTGTGTGAAATCCATACGTACCTGCCAATTCCTTAATTACTTCTTCTCTACTCATATGACTGTTATTACGAGCTTTGTAAACAATCTGAAAAGTACCCTTATTAGGGGCTTTAAACCAAGGctcaaaaaatgtttctgtgtattttttcatatcCTCCATAAAAGCCTTGCAAGTTCCAGAAATGGGTAGCATGCGCAGAATgactcttgttttcttctttttagtgGCATGCATATCCTTTAATATATGGTGCACCAGGTTCTCAGGTTCTACAAGAAAAACAGTTAGGTATGAGAAACAAATTGAAGgcattttctcccttcttcctcccctctaAATAATAAGGTGGGGAAATTCACACTTGGCTGCACTGCTGTCAGCCTCAAGTCCTTTTCTGTAAAGAGTTGTTTTACTATACCAAAACTGGATAATCAAAGATTATTTTGTCAAAGAAGATACCTCTACCTTTAGCAACTCCACTAATGACAAAATTTAGTGGCAATgccaaagggaaggggaaacccTGTATTTGTTTGGTGTACACAAGTTTCTTGGAAGTCACGCTCTGTAGCCTATTGCTGATACTGTTCAGAGCAGCACACCCCCACTGCATAACGGAGCATCAGCTGCTGTCCCACCTATGCCCTGGGTTCTGATGAAGACCACATTGTTGGCACCACTCTCCACCGACTGGAACCGCCGCAGCTTCTGCTCCGTTGAGGCGCGGATCTGGCCAACCTCCTTCTTCAGGGCAGCCTCAACATCgtcctcatcctcctccctcTCGCTTCCAGACAGCCGCTCCTCGTGATCTGAAAACTTCACACAAGACACGTCTCTTGTTTGGCGAGTACCGAGCAACGATGCTCTCAGCTTAAAAACCGCCAGCAAGGCACCCCCGTGCCCAGGGGCCTGGAGGCGACGGGCAAGGGCCTTTTCTCCAGCCAACCTGAGGGGCTGCGCTGGGGTCTGCTTACAGAAACCGGCACTGTCGTGTGTGTGGTGAAcacaaacaggtttttttacatctagaaagggagaggaggccTCACGGcgctgctctccctgccccgCCGGCGTTAGCGCTGCCAGGCTGCGgggacaggcaggcaggagccgAGGGGGGCAGCCGATACCGCGCAGGGCCGCGTCCCCCGGCCTCGGGGCCGCCTCCCGTCCAGCACCGAGCGACCGGCCGGGCGCGCCAGCCCGCCCGCACGCACCTGCTCGGGCCCGTAGAGCAGGTCCCCGTACTCGCCGAGGAGGCTGTAGGCCTCCCCCACGCACTTGCGCTCGTTCATGTTGCAGGTGATGAGGATGCCGCGCATGCCGGCCTCCAGCTGCCGtccgccgccgcggggccgcttggcccgccccgccgcgaaGTGCCCCTTGGGCCGCCGCTTCCGCGCCGCCGGCTCCGCCGCGGCCATCGACCgccagccgccgccgccgcccgcgcacCGCGATGGCGTCGGCGCCGCGCCGCCTCGGGGGACAGCGCCGCCCCGCGGACCGGCGGTCTCAGAGCGCTGCCGGGGAGCGCGGGGCGAGGCGGCGGGCATGGGGCACCGGCACCGACACCGGCACCtcccgccgggcccggcccgtGCGCTGCCGTGCTGCTCCGGGGAAGCCGCGCCCCGGCGCCGGGTGCGATCCCCAGTGAGGCCCTCAGCCGGCTTCAGGCCGCTCTCACGGCCGGTGTTGCTGTAGGCAGTGCGGTGCCCCTGGAGGTAAAAATCCCCACAAAAACCCACCCTCGAAGGTTACAATTTACCTCAGCCTTTACTCGGAAGGTTGAGCATGTCCCCGGGCACAGTGCTCTGGACTCAGCGCACTCAGCTGTGGCCAAACTCAGTCACTCGTAGCCCTTGATGCTTTTTCTGCCCCTGAACTTCAGTTCTGGGATTAAAGTCTGCGTTTGTGTTAATGATTCCAGGATTGAGAGAAACGGTGGGCCGGGGAGAGGACAACGCTTGCTGAAGTGCAGGGGGGACGAGCAGACCGCAGTCCTGCCGACCCGTACACCCTGACCCATACACCCCAGCGGAGCTCAGCCGCTTCCCCAGCTTCCCAGCTAACTCCTGGAGGTGTCACGGTGTACAGGGACCAGCTGAAGCAGAAACTCTTTATACAGGTAATTTTAGGCCTGAGATACTAGAGAACATTTGACAGAAAAAACGTGGCCCATAGCATAGTTCTAAAGGAACTGTCCTTTGAGGCTCGTATAATTCTACAGCAGTTGTTAGACATCGGTGGGATTATTGACCACACATAAATTTAAAGTCACTAAATCTTTGTAGGGCTGGGGTTGTGTAAAAGGCTCAAAGTTCTGGTGAATTATAGTGATAGTCTCTGGAGTTGGGCATGTCAGGGCATGTTTGAAACACAAGGAAGAATTTCTACAGGCAGCTGTGAGTGGTGCAGAGGAAATTCAGTTAACCATTCAGTGGTGGTGGTGAAACGTCTGTGGTGAAAAGTGCTGGGGGACTTGGAAATACCCATCAGTGCTCTGGAAATTAGTGCCCTACCAAAAGAATAGGTTACAGGTTAGGTCACTGTGAAagttctggttttcttcctaAACTGGAAACCTTCTTGCCTACATATTCCTGGTGCATTCGCTGATTCTTATCACGAGCCATTGatgtcattttcttctttgggtCATGTGACCTTCTGGGTAGGGAATCCCTTTAAGGCTGTTCCTCTGTCTTCCCTCTGGGAGGATTTCATCACAAGCGTTTCAAAGAGCTGTTTAAAATGTCACTACTGCAGCTTGACTGTAGGTGTCCCTTTACCGCTTGGCAGAGAGCAGCTTTGTTGTTGGGGTGAATCTGTTTTGAAtcagtttctttctgctgcagtgAACATTTCGGGGAGCTCGTTGACATCTCCTTTGAGTGTGCTATTTAGAAATAGACATGGGCAGAACCCTAGGAGGGAGTTCTGGCAAACAAGTTCTGGCTGTAGCAAGGTCTTATGACTGTGTTTCTCAATGGGCTGGTGGGTGGCaagaggggagaagaaggaaacGGGAGATTTGGGACTCACACTTCCTACCTCCACtctgagctctgcagaaacTTCTCAGCTCTTCTCACTGTGCTGGATTTGGCTGCCCCTTGTGTGAGTCCAAAGTATGTATAAGGCACACAGGAGTCGGTCGCTGGACACAGTAATGGTGCAAGAGCAGGCACATGGCCAGGAGTCTGAGATCTGTGTAAGGAGTCAAAGCTGTGACATCTCTCAGCACTGAGAGGGCTCCACTTTGGTACAAGGCAGAGAGGCAGTAAATTGGGATTGACAGCCTTTTGACAAGGTAACTGACCCTCTACCCACCCCTGCAAGCTGCTGGCCAGGACATTTTCTGGCACTGGAGCAGTACTGATTTGCCTCTTGTCTGTCCACattccctcttctctctgtccctctctgtCTTTCATTTGGCTGGGTTTCTCTCCTGTGTCATCATATGCAGACTGAATGTTACAGATCCAAAAAATGTCCCTTTGCTTCATGGAATCAGTAAAATGACACGATTTTACAGCTGAATAGTTATTAATTCCGTAAGGAACTAGCAGTGTTTATactattttgtaaataaaagacAGTTGACAATGCATGAAAATAATGATTTCAGAGTTTTTAGACCTCCTGCTAAGTTGAATCTTTTTGAGAAATAAGGCTTTGCATTTTGGATCCTGTTTCAGGGAGTCTTTCAAGGTTTCCCTGTCTCATGAAGTGACACTTTTTGCATCAAAATAACAATTAAATCAATACTTAGAATCTTGTCAGGGCTTTGCTACACTAATTTCATTCCTGGCAGTCAGTAGCAGACATTTCATTTACAGAAGTTTGAGTTGACGTACTTGGGTAGCGTTCGATGCCTCTCAGCTGTATGAGGCAACTGAAATGTGATTTACAAAATTAGCGGGGcttgtggggagggaaggaacaAGAATTGTAGGAAAGCTGCCACCGTGACAGGTCTGAGCATTGCTGGTTGAATGCAGGGTCAGGATCTCAGCTGCATGATGGTCACTGGAGAGCAGGGGTCAGACAATGGCCGAAATGGAACTGTCCTCAGCAGTTACTCCAATTAACAGTTTGGGATTGTTGTTCCAGTGTATCCCACTGTGTAGTAGTAAAAGCTGTTGTGAAACTGCATGGCTAATACCAGGTTTGTATCTTTATCACTGTAGCATTTCTTGGAGATATAATCAGTAAGGAATAACCTTGAGGAGACTATTATGGCTCttgctgctctgcatttttTACTGAAGATCCCAAGTGCTACGTCCCTGCGGGCTCCCCTGAGAAGATCTCTCCAACTTTGCAGCCGGTGCTACCCAGTTCATGCCTCTTTGAGTTATGAAGCCATAAAACAACAGTACAGACCAGAGGTGCCAGAGTACTTCAACTTTGCAAGAGATGTGCTGGACAGATggactgaaatggaaaaggtaACAGTTACTTGGCT
This window encodes:
- the THUMPD1 gene encoding THUMP domain-containing protein 1, with the protein product MAAAEPAARKRRPKGHFAAGRAKRPRGGGRQLEAGMRGILITCNMNERKCVGEAYSLLGEYGDLLYGPEQFSDHEERLSGSEREEDEDDVEAALKKEVGQIRASTEQKLRRFQSVESGANNVVFIRTQGIEPENLVHHILKDMHATKKKKTRVILRMLPISGTCKAFMEDMKKYTETFFEPWFKAPNKGTFQIVYKARNNSHMSREEVIKELAGIVGSLNPENKVDLNNPQYTVVVEIIKNVCCLSVVRDYVLFRKYNLQEVVKSNKEHTQQNPSSLTEEQNSKVVKPETEEKSSKEVKQENENQGEPEAEPKENDVLTV